One Prinia subflava isolate CZ2003 ecotype Zambia chromosome 8, Cam_Psub_1.2, whole genome shotgun sequence DNA window includes the following coding sequences:
- the DHX8 gene encoding ATP-dependent RNA helicase DHX8 — MAELAAAEELAKLEYLSLVSKVCTELDNHLGINDKDLAEFVISLAEKNTTFDTFKAILLKNGAEFTDSLISNLLRLIQTMRPPAKPSTSKEAVVKPKSEKEKLRELYPALCRPDNPNIRNMLDEDDVKVAADALKELEALMPSADRQGKQRSSDHRAKKRKRSRSRSRERKRRHRSRSRSRSRTWDRSRGKSRYRSRSRSWSPSKDRRDREKYLEKSHERWRDKHIDRPPAEEPSIGDIYNGKVTSIMQFGCFVQLEGLRKRWEGLVHISELRREGRVANVADVVSKGQRVKVKVLSFTGSKTSLSMKDVDQDTGEDLNPNRRRNLVGETNEETSMRNPDRPSHLSLVSAPEVEDDSLERKRLTRISDPEKWEIKQMIAANVLSKEEFPDFDEETGILPKVDDEEDEDLEIELVEEEPPFLRGHTKQSMDMSPIKIVKNPDGSLSQAAMMQSALAKERRELKQAQREAEMDSIPMGLNTHWVDPLPDVDGRQIAANMRGIGMMPNDIPEWKKHAFGGNKASYGKKTQLSIIEQRESLPIFRLKEQLIQAVHDNQILIVIGETGSGKTTQITQYLAEAGYTSRGKIGCTQPRRVAAMSVAKRVSEEFGCCLGQEVGYTIRFEDCTSPETVIKYMTDGMLLRECLIDPDLTQYAIIMLDEAHERTIHTDVLFGLLKKTVQKRQDMKLIVTSATLDAVKFSQYFYEAPIFTIPGRTYPVEILYTKEPETDYLDASLITVMQIHLTEPPGDILVFLTGQEEIDTACEILYERMKSLGPDVPELIILPVYSALPSEMQTRIFDPAPPGSRKVVIATNIAETSLTIDGIYYVVDPGFVKQKVYNSKTGIDQLVVTPISQAQAKQRAGRAGRTGPGKCYRLYTERAYRDEMLTTNVPEIQRTNLASTVLSLKAMGINDLLSFDFMDAPPMETLITAMEQLYTLGALDDEGLLTRLGRRMAEFPLEPMLCKMLIMSVHLGCSEEMLTIVSMLSVQNVFYRPKDKQALADQKKAKFHQTEGDHLTLLAVYNSWKNNKFSNPWCYENFIQARSLRRAQDIRKQMLGIMDRHKLDVVSCGKATVRVQKAICSGFFRNAAKKDPQEGYRTLIDQQVVYIHPSSALFNRQPEWVVYHELVLTTKEYMREVTTIDPRWLVEFAPAFFKVSDPTKLSKQKKQQRLEPLYNRYEEPNAWRISRAFRRR, encoded by the exons ATGGCGGAGCTGGCGGCGGCCGAGGAGCTCGCCAAGCTCGAGTATCTGTCGCTGGTGTCCAAGGTGTGCACCGAGCTCGACAACCACCTGGGCATCAACGACAAGGACCTGG CCGAGTTTGTGATAAGTCTTGCCGAGAAAAATACCACGTTTGACACGTTTAAAGCAATTCTTCTGAAAAATGGTGCTGAGTTCACT GATTCCCTCATTAGTAACTTGCTCCGGCTCATACAGACAATGCGGCCTCCAGCAAAACCATCCACGAGCAAAG AGGCAGTTGTCAAACCCAAATCAGAGAAAGAGAAGTTGAGGGAATTGTATCCAGCCCTTTGCAGGCCAGACAATCCCAACATCAGG AATATGCTGGATGAAGATGATGTGAAAGTGGCAGCTGATGCCCTGAAAGAGCTGGAAGCTCTGATGCCAAGTGCAGACAGGCAGGGCAAGCAGAGGAGCAGCGACCATCG ggcaaagaaaaggaagaggagccGAAGccggagcagggagaggaagcgAAGGCACAGATCTCGCTCCAGGTCTCGCTCCAGGACttgggacaggagcaggggaaaATCCAGATACCGGTCAAGGAGCAGAAGTTGGAGTCCCAGCAAGGACCGCAGGGACCGGGAAAAATACCTTGAGAAGAGCCATGAGAGGTGGAGGGACAAGCACATAGACCGTCCCCCGGCTGAGGAGCCCTCCATCGGGGACATCTACAACGGCAAAGTCACCAGCATCATGCAGTTCGGCTGCTTTGTGCAGCTGGAAGGACTGAG GAAACGTTGGGAAGGCTTGGTCCACATCTCAGAGCTACGACGAGAAGGACGGGTTGCCAACGTTGCTGATGTCGTCAGCAAAGGCCAAAGAGTGAAAGTCAAAGTGTTATCTTTTACTGGATCCAAAACCAGCCTGAGCATGAAG GATGTTGATCAAGACACTGGGGAGGACTTGAACCCCAACCGCAGGAGGAACCTGGTTGGAGAAACCAATGAGGAAACGTCCATGAGGAACCCAGACAGACCCAGCCACCTGTCCCTGGTGAGCGCCCCCGAGGTGGAGGACGACAGCCTGGAGCGCAAACGCCTCACGCGCATTTCTGACCCCGAGAAGTGGGAGATAAAACAG ATGATTGCAGCTAATGTGCTTTCCAAGGAAGAGTTTCCTGACTTTGATGAGGAGACTGGGATTCTTCCTAAAGTTGATGATGAAGAAG ATGAGGATCTTGAGATTGAGCTGGTTGAAGAAGAGCCACCATTTCTTCGAGGTCACACTAAACAGAGCATGGATATGAGTCCCATTAAAATAGTAAAG AACCCAGATGgttccctgtcccaggctgcaaTGATGCAAAGTGCTTTAGCTAAAGAGAGGCGAGAACTGAAACAAGCgcagagagaagcagagatGGATTCCATCCCCATGGGCCTCAACACACACTGGGTGGATCCTCTCCCTGATG tggATGGAAGGCAAATAGCTGCAAACATGCGAGGTATTGGGATGATGCCAAATGATATCCCTGAGTGGAAGAAACATGCATTTGGTGGCAACAAAGCTTCTTATGGTAAGAAGACACAGCTTTCCATcattgaacagagagagagtcTCCCAATCTTCAGACTGAAGGAGCAGCTGATACAA GCTGTGCATGACAACCAGATCCTGATTGTTATTGGAGAGACAGGATCTGGGAAAACAACCCAGATTACTCAATACCTGGCTGAAGCAGGATATACCTCAAGAGGAAAGATTGGATGTACTCAGCCTCGCAGAGTGGCTGCAATGTCTGTTGCAAAGAGGGTGTCAGAGGAATTTGGTTGCTGCCTGGGACAAGAG GTTGGCTACACCATTCGGTTTGAGGACTGCACCAGCCCTGAGACTGTCATCAAGTACATGACAGATGGGATGTTACTGAGGGAGTGCCTGATAGACCCAGATCTCACCCAGTATGCCATCATCATGCTGGATGAGGCCCACGAGAGGACCATACACACAGATGTGCTCTTTGGGCTCCTCAAGAAG ACAGTGCAGAAACGACAGGACATGAAGTTGATTGTGACCTCAGCAACGCTGGATGCTGTGAAATTCTCTCAGTATTTCTATGAAGCACCAATCTTCACAATTCCTGGCAGAACGTACCCAGTGGAAATTCTGTACACAAAAGAGCCAGAGACAGATTATCTGGATGCCAGTCTGATTACAGTAATGCAGATCCATTTAACAGAGCCACCAG GTGACATTTTGGTCTTTCTAACTGGCCAGGAAGAGATTGACACTGCCTGTGAAATCCTCTATGAGAGGATGAAATCTCTGGGACCTGATGTTCCAGAGTTAATTATCCTTCCAGTATATTCAGCTTTGCCCAGTGAAATGCAGACCAGGATCTTTGACCCAGCCCCACCAGGGAGCAGAAAG GTTGTCATTGCCACCAACATTGCAGAGACATCTCTGACTATTGATGGGATATATTATGTGGTTGATCCTGGCTTTGTGAAGCAGAAGGTTTATAACTCCAAGACTGGGATTGACCAGCTGGTGGTGACACCGATTTCCCAG GCTCAAGCCAAGCAGCgtgcaggaagggctgggagaacAGGCCCAGGAAAATGCTACAGGCTGTACACAGAACGTGCATACAGGGATGAGATGCTGACCACCAACGTGCCTGAAATCCAGAGAACAAATTTGGCCAGCACAGTGCTCTCCCTGAAG GCTATGGGCATCAACGATTTGCTGTCCTTTGACTTCATGGATGCTCCCCCCATGGAAACTCTGATAACTGCCATGGAGCAGCTCTACACCCTGGGAGCCCTGGATGATGAGGGGCTGCTCACTCGACTTGGGCGCAGG ATGGCAGAATTCCCCTTGGAGCCCATGCTGTGCAAGATGCTGATCATGTCTGTGCACCTGGGCTGCAGCGAGGAGATGCTGACCATTGTGTCCATGCTGTCTGTGCAGAATGTGTTCTACAGGCCCAAG GATAAACAAGCACTTGCTGATCAGAAGAAAGCCAAGTTCCATCAAACAGAAGGTGACCACCTCACGCTGCTGGCTGTGTACAATTCCTGGAAGAATAACAAGTTTTCAAATCCCTGGTGCTATGAGAATTTCATCCAGGCCCGATCCTTGCGGCGGGCACAGGACATTCGCAAGCAGATGTTGGGCATCATGGACAG GCACAAGCTGGATGTGGTGTCCTGTGGGAAAGCAACAGTTCGGGTCCAGAAGGCAATTTGCAGTGGCTTCTTCCGAAATGCAGCGAAGAAGGATCCCCAGGAGGGCTACAGGACACTCATTGACCAGCAGGTTGTCTACATCCACCCCTCCAGTGCTCTCTTCAACAGGCAGCCTGAATG GGTGGTGTATCACGAGCTGGTGCTGACCACCAAGGAGTACATGCGGGAGGTGACAACCATCGACCCTCGCTGGCTGGTGGAGTTCGCCCCGGCTTTCTTCAAGGTCTCTGACCCAACCAAGCTGAGcaagcagaagaagcagcagcgcCTGGAGCCCCTCTACAACCGCTACGAGGAGCCCAACGCCTGGAGGATATCCCGCGCCTTCCGGCGCCGATGA
- the ETV4 gene encoding ETS translocation variant 4 isoform X2 has protein sequence MNGAALRADWSSGEEATPTAAGCRPRRARIGGRSFIHKSDGTKEWASRARERGAAAGPGPGPRRDRGAHGAAPPRAPPRAPRGPGPALRGGSPRDPSRAGLLSRGFVPAGLGPASRSEFRQQRGRPRLSRAAAAIAVPPLLRVSPAVPPDARAERPRRMKGYPDQQVPFTCPQPPGRAGAAPGAAESRGEPGLPPEHDSEELFQDLRQLQETWLSEAQVPDSDEQFVPDFHSENLAFHSPPAKIKKEPQSPSEPPLSCSHEQPFQQEQCLYASAYEQPRQSPSPGALIQPPLQFSRQDRSFLSPAGPPSSSCGYLSDSSSAYQPHVEMCHPFPPSQGMAQEDPAAFQCQLPKPCLQCPAQGFKQEQQDPQYEQAQQAQQAQQAGRQQYPAAVVVKQEQLDFMYDSDVPDCSSMYINAESYPSHSNTEDTLGCSYDKQMRSFTDDVCVVPEKFEGDIKQEGGGYREGPPYQRRGSLQLWQFLVALLDNPTNSHFIAWTGRGMEFKLIEPEEVARLWGIQKNRPAMNYDKLSRSLRYYYEKGIMQKVAGERYVYKFVCEPEALFSMAFPEQPRPALAAELERQGSEEDTLPLSHLDEKGSYLPDLGGFPPQLYSKGYTF, from the exons ATGAACGGCGCGGCTCTGCGAGCTGATTGGTCCTCCGGGGAAGAAGCCACGCCCACCGCCGCGGGGTGCCGGCCGAGGCGGGCGCGGATTGGCGGGCGGAGCTTCATTCACAAATCCGATGGAACAAAGGAGTGGGCGAGCCGGGCCCGGGAGCGCGGGgccgcagcggggccgggcccgggcccaCGGCGGGACCGGGGCGCGCACGGGGCGGCTCCGCCGAGGGCTCCGCCGAGGGCTCCGCGtgggccgggcccggcgctgAGAGGCGGCTCCCCACGGGACCCGAGCCGAGCGGGGCTTCTGTCCCGGGGGTTCGTCCCGGCCGGGCTCGGTCCCGCCTCGCGTTCCGAGTTTCGGCAGCAGCGAGGCCGCCCCCGCCTCTCCCGGGCAGCGGCAGCGATCGCGGTCCCGCCGCTCCTGCGGGTCTCGCCCGCGGTGCCCCCCGATGCCCGAGCAGAGCGCCCGAGGAGGATGAAGGGGTACCCGGACCAGCAGGTGCCGTTCACCTGCCCGCAG ccgccgggccgggccggagcCGCGCCGGGCGCTGCCGAGAGCcgcggggagccggggctgccgccGGAGCACGACTCGGAAg AGCTCTTCCAGGACCTGCGGCAGCTCCAGGAGACCTGGCTGAGCGAAG CTCAGGTTCCAGACAGTGATGAGCAATTTGTGCCTGACTTCCATTCAGAGAACT TAGCTTTTCACAGTCCTCCTGCTAAGATCAAAAAGGAGCCCCAGAGCCCCTCGGAGCCccccctgtcctgcagccacGAGCAGCCcttccagcaggagcagtgtcTGTATGCCAG TGCCTATGAGCAGCCCAGGCAgtcccccagcccaggagcccTGATCCAGCCACCCCTGCAGTTCTCCAGACAGGACAGGAGCttcctgagccctgcagggccacccagctccagctgtggaTACCTCAGTGACAGCAG CTCTGCCTATCAGCCCCATGTGGAGATGTGCcaccccttcccaccctcccagggcaTGGCCCAGGAAGACCCTGCTGCCTTCCAGTGCCAGCTGCCcaagccctgcctgcagtgccctgcccagggcttcaagcaggagcagcaggacccaCAGTAcgagcaggcacagcaggcacagcaggcacagcaggcaggcaggcagcagtaCCCAGCGGCTGTGGTGGtcaagcaggagcagctggatttCATGTACGACTCAG ATGTTCCTGACTGTTCTTCCATGTACATAAATGCTGAGAGTTACCCAAGCCACTCAAACACAGAAGATACTCTGG GCTGCAGCTATGACAAGCAGATGAGGTCCTTTACTGATGATGTCTGTGTTGTTCCAGAGAAATTTGAAG GAGACATCAAGCAGGAAGGTGGAGGGTACCGGGAGGGACCCCCCTACCAGAGACGGGGGTCGCTCCAGCTCTGGCAGTTCCtggtggctctgctggacaaCCCCACTAATTCCCACTTCATCGCCTGGACTGGCAGAGGAATGGAGTTCAAGCTCATTGAGCCAGAGGAG GTTGCCAGGCTCTGGGGGATTCAGAAGAACCGTCCAGCCATGAACTACGACAAGCTGAGCCGCTCCCTGCGCTACTACTACGAGAAAGGCATCATGCAGAAG gtgGCTGGGGAGCGTTACGTGTACAAGTTCGTGTGTGAGCCTGAGGCTTTGTTCTCCATGGCCTTCCCCGAGCAGCCGCGGCCGGCGCTGGCGGCggagctggagcggcagggCAGCGAGGAGGACACGCTGCCCCTCTCCCACCTGGACGAGAAGGGCTCCTACCTGCCAGACCTCGGGGGCTTCCCTCCACAGCTCTACAGCAAAGGCTACACGTTCTAG
- the ETV4 gene encoding ETS translocation variant 4 isoform X3 — translation MNGAALRADWSSGEEATPTAAGCRPRRARIGGRSFIHKSDGTKEWASRARERGAAAGPGPGPRRDRGAHGAAPPRAPPRAPRGPGPALRGGSPRDPSRAGLLSRGFVPAGLGPASRSEFRQQRGRPRLSRAAAAIAVPPLLRVSPAVPPDARAERPRRMKGYPDQQVPFTCPQPPGRAGAAPGAAESRGEPGLPPEHDSEELFQDLRQLQETWLSEAQVPDSDEQFVPDFHSENSFHSPPAKIKKEPQSPSEPPLSCSHEQPFQQEQCLYASAYEQPRQSPSPGALIQPPLQFSRQDRSFLSPAGPPSSSCGYLSDSSSAYQPHVEMCHPFPPSQGMAQEDPAAFQCQLPKPCLQCPAQGFKQEQQDPQYEQAQQAQQAQQAGRQQYPAAVVVKQEQLDFMYDSDVPDCSSMYINAESYPSHSNTEDTLGCSYDKQMRSFTDDVCVVPEKFEAGDIKQEGGGYREGPPYQRRGSLQLWQFLVALLDNPTNSHFIAWTGRGMEFKLIEPEEVARLWGIQKNRPAMNYDKLSRSLRYYYEKGIMQKVAGERYVYKFVCEPEALFSMAFPEQPRPALAAELERQGSEEDTLPLSHLDEKGSYLPDLGGFPPQLYSKGYTF, via the exons ATGAACGGCGCGGCTCTGCGAGCTGATTGGTCCTCCGGGGAAGAAGCCACGCCCACCGCCGCGGGGTGCCGGCCGAGGCGGGCGCGGATTGGCGGGCGGAGCTTCATTCACAAATCCGATGGAACAAAGGAGTGGGCGAGCCGGGCCCGGGAGCGCGGGgccgcagcggggccgggcccgggcccaCGGCGGGACCGGGGCGCGCACGGGGCGGCTCCGCCGAGGGCTCCGCCGAGGGCTCCGCGtgggccgggcccggcgctgAGAGGCGGCTCCCCACGGGACCCGAGCCGAGCGGGGCTTCTGTCCCGGGGGTTCGTCCCGGCCGGGCTCGGTCCCGCCTCGCGTTCCGAGTTTCGGCAGCAGCGAGGCCGCCCCCGCCTCTCCCGGGCAGCGGCAGCGATCGCGGTCCCGCCGCTCCTGCGGGTCTCGCCCGCGGTGCCCCCCGATGCCCGAGCAGAGCGCCCGAGGAGGATGAAGGGGTACCCGGACCAGCAGGTGCCGTTCACCTGCCCGCAG ccgccgggccgggccggagcCGCGCCGGGCGCTGCCGAGAGCcgcggggagccggggctgccgccGGAGCACGACTCGGAAg AGCTCTTCCAGGACCTGCGGCAGCTCCAGGAGACCTGGCTGAGCGAAG CTCAGGTTCCAGACAGTGATGAGCAATTTGTGCCTGACTTCCATTCAGAGAACT CTTTTCACAGTCCTCCTGCTAAGATCAAAAAGGAGCCCCAGAGCCCCTCGGAGCCccccctgtcctgcagccacGAGCAGCCcttccagcaggagcagtgtcTGTATGCCAG TGCCTATGAGCAGCCCAGGCAgtcccccagcccaggagcccTGATCCAGCCACCCCTGCAGTTCTCCAGACAGGACAGGAGCttcctgagccctgcagggccacccagctccagctgtggaTACCTCAGTGACAGCAG CTCTGCCTATCAGCCCCATGTGGAGATGTGCcaccccttcccaccctcccagggcaTGGCCCAGGAAGACCCTGCTGCCTTCCAGTGCCAGCTGCCcaagccctgcctgcagtgccctgcccagggcttcaagcaggagcagcaggacccaCAGTAcgagcaggcacagcaggcacagcaggcacagcaggcaggcaggcagcagtaCCCAGCGGCTGTGGTGGtcaagcaggagcagctggatttCATGTACGACTCAG ATGTTCCTGACTGTTCTTCCATGTACATAAATGCTGAGAGTTACCCAAGCCACTCAAACACAGAAGATACTCTGG GCTGCAGCTATGACAAGCAGATGAGGTCCTTTACTGATGATGTCTGTGTTGTTCCAGAGAAATTTGAAG CAGGAGACATCAAGCAGGAAGGTGGAGGGTACCGGGAGGGACCCCCCTACCAGAGACGGGGGTCGCTCCAGCTCTGGCAGTTCCtggtggctctgctggacaaCCCCACTAATTCCCACTTCATCGCCTGGACTGGCAGAGGAATGGAGTTCAAGCTCATTGAGCCAGAGGAG GTTGCCAGGCTCTGGGGGATTCAGAAGAACCGTCCAGCCATGAACTACGACAAGCTGAGCCGCTCCCTGCGCTACTACTACGAGAAAGGCATCATGCAGAAG gtgGCTGGGGAGCGTTACGTGTACAAGTTCGTGTGTGAGCCTGAGGCTTTGTTCTCCATGGCCTTCCCCGAGCAGCCGCGGCCGGCGCTGGCGGCggagctggagcggcagggCAGCGAGGAGGACACGCTGCCCCTCTCCCACCTGGACGAGAAGGGCTCCTACCTGCCAGACCTCGGGGGCTTCCCTCCACAGCTCTACAGCAAAGGCTACACGTTCTAG
- the ETV4 gene encoding ETS translocation variant 4 isoform X1: MNGAALRADWSSGEEATPTAAGCRPRRARIGGRSFIHKSDGTKEWASRARERGAAAGPGPGPRRDRGAHGAAPPRAPPRAPRGPGPALRGGSPRDPSRAGLLSRGFVPAGLGPASRSEFRQQRGRPRLSRAAAAIAVPPLLRVSPAVPPDARAERPRRMKGYPDQQVPFTCPQPPGRAGAAPGAAESRGEPGLPPEHDSEELFQDLRQLQETWLSEAQVPDSDEQFVPDFHSENLAFHSPPAKIKKEPQSPSEPPLSCSHEQPFQQEQCLYASAYEQPRQSPSPGALIQPPLQFSRQDRSFLSPAGPPSSSCGYLSDSSSAYQPHVEMCHPFPPSQGMAQEDPAAFQCQLPKPCLQCPAQGFKQEQQDPQYEQAQQAQQAQQAGRQQYPAAVVVKQEQLDFMYDSDVPDCSSMYINAESYPSHSNTEDTLGCSYDKQMRSFTDDVCVVPEKFEAGDIKQEGGGYREGPPYQRRGSLQLWQFLVALLDNPTNSHFIAWTGRGMEFKLIEPEEVARLWGIQKNRPAMNYDKLSRSLRYYYEKGIMQKVAGERYVYKFVCEPEALFSMAFPEQPRPALAAELERQGSEEDTLPLSHLDEKGSYLPDLGGFPPQLYSKGYTF; this comes from the exons ATGAACGGCGCGGCTCTGCGAGCTGATTGGTCCTCCGGGGAAGAAGCCACGCCCACCGCCGCGGGGTGCCGGCCGAGGCGGGCGCGGATTGGCGGGCGGAGCTTCATTCACAAATCCGATGGAACAAAGGAGTGGGCGAGCCGGGCCCGGGAGCGCGGGgccgcagcggggccgggcccgggcccaCGGCGGGACCGGGGCGCGCACGGGGCGGCTCCGCCGAGGGCTCCGCCGAGGGCTCCGCGtgggccgggcccggcgctgAGAGGCGGCTCCCCACGGGACCCGAGCCGAGCGGGGCTTCTGTCCCGGGGGTTCGTCCCGGCCGGGCTCGGTCCCGCCTCGCGTTCCGAGTTTCGGCAGCAGCGAGGCCGCCCCCGCCTCTCCCGGGCAGCGGCAGCGATCGCGGTCCCGCCGCTCCTGCGGGTCTCGCCCGCGGTGCCCCCCGATGCCCGAGCAGAGCGCCCGAGGAGGATGAAGGGGTACCCGGACCAGCAGGTGCCGTTCACCTGCCCGCAG ccgccgggccgggccggagcCGCGCCGGGCGCTGCCGAGAGCcgcggggagccggggctgccgccGGAGCACGACTCGGAAg AGCTCTTCCAGGACCTGCGGCAGCTCCAGGAGACCTGGCTGAGCGAAG CTCAGGTTCCAGACAGTGATGAGCAATTTGTGCCTGACTTCCATTCAGAGAACT TAGCTTTTCACAGTCCTCCTGCTAAGATCAAAAAGGAGCCCCAGAGCCCCTCGGAGCCccccctgtcctgcagccacGAGCAGCCcttccagcaggagcagtgtcTGTATGCCAG TGCCTATGAGCAGCCCAGGCAgtcccccagcccaggagcccTGATCCAGCCACCCCTGCAGTTCTCCAGACAGGACAGGAGCttcctgagccctgcagggccacccagctccagctgtggaTACCTCAGTGACAGCAG CTCTGCCTATCAGCCCCATGTGGAGATGTGCcaccccttcccaccctcccagggcaTGGCCCAGGAAGACCCTGCTGCCTTCCAGTGCCAGCTGCCcaagccctgcctgcagtgccctgcccagggcttcaagcaggagcagcaggacccaCAGTAcgagcaggcacagcaggcacagcaggcacagcaggcaggcaggcagcagtaCCCAGCGGCTGTGGTGGtcaagcaggagcagctggatttCATGTACGACTCAG ATGTTCCTGACTGTTCTTCCATGTACATAAATGCTGAGAGTTACCCAAGCCACTCAAACACAGAAGATACTCTGG GCTGCAGCTATGACAAGCAGATGAGGTCCTTTACTGATGATGTCTGTGTTGTTCCAGAGAAATTTGAAG CAGGAGACATCAAGCAGGAAGGTGGAGGGTACCGGGAGGGACCCCCCTACCAGAGACGGGGGTCGCTCCAGCTCTGGCAGTTCCtggtggctctgctggacaaCCCCACTAATTCCCACTTCATCGCCTGGACTGGCAGAGGAATGGAGTTCAAGCTCATTGAGCCAGAGGAG GTTGCCAGGCTCTGGGGGATTCAGAAGAACCGTCCAGCCATGAACTACGACAAGCTGAGCCGCTCCCTGCGCTACTACTACGAGAAAGGCATCATGCAGAAG gtgGCTGGGGAGCGTTACGTGTACAAGTTCGTGTGTGAGCCTGAGGCTTTGTTCTCCATGGCCTTCCCCGAGCAGCCGCGGCCGGCGCTGGCGGCggagctggagcggcagggCAGCGAGGAGGACACGCTGCCCCTCTCCCACCTGGACGAGAAGGGCTCCTACCTGCCAGACCTCGGGGGCTTCCCTCCACAGCTCTACAGCAAAGGCTACACGTTCTAG
- the ETV4 gene encoding ETS translocation variant 4 isoform X4 has protein sequence MYINAESYPSHSNTEDTLGCSYDKQMRSFTDDVCVVPEKFEAGDIKQEGGGYREGPPYQRRGSLQLWQFLVALLDNPTNSHFIAWTGRGMEFKLIEPEEVARLWGIQKNRPAMNYDKLSRSLRYYYEKGIMQKVAGERYVYKFVCEPEALFSMAFPEQPRPALAAELERQGSEEDTLPLSHLDEKGSYLPDLGGFPPQLYSKGYTF, from the exons ATGTACATAAATGCTGAGAGTTACCCAAGCCACTCAAACACAGAAGATACTCTGG GCTGCAGCTATGACAAGCAGATGAGGTCCTTTACTGATGATGTCTGTGTTGTTCCAGAGAAATTTGAAG CAGGAGACATCAAGCAGGAAGGTGGAGGGTACCGGGAGGGACCCCCCTACCAGAGACGGGGGTCGCTCCAGCTCTGGCAGTTCCtggtggctctgctggacaaCCCCACTAATTCCCACTTCATCGCCTGGACTGGCAGAGGAATGGAGTTCAAGCTCATTGAGCCAGAGGAG GTTGCCAGGCTCTGGGGGATTCAGAAGAACCGTCCAGCCATGAACTACGACAAGCTGAGCCGCTCCCTGCGCTACTACTACGAGAAAGGCATCATGCAGAAG gtgGCTGGGGAGCGTTACGTGTACAAGTTCGTGTGTGAGCCTGAGGCTTTGTTCTCCATGGCCTTCCCCGAGCAGCCGCGGCCGGCGCTGGCGGCggagctggagcggcagggCAGCGAGGAGGACACGCTGCCCCTCTCCCACCTGGACGAGAAGGGCTCCTACCTGCCAGACCTCGGGGGCTTCCCTCCACAGCTCTACAGCAAAGGCTACACGTTCTAG